A region of bacterium DNA encodes the following proteins:
- the ilvE gene encoding branched-chain-amino-acid transaminase: protein MNETKNPDVWMNGRFVEWDRACVHPFCHGLQRGSVLFESIDCNEAVNGRGAIFRLVEHMNRFENSARIIGIPLGYSLGELQQAVIDTVRHSGEKTCTIRPLAFYADPVMDVYPGDSSVTVAIGLGEAHDPPDSLKVTIGRLRKIDASCMPVKAKVSGNYVNPMIAKSEARQAGYDDALLLDREGFVAEGTTSNIFIVEDGSLVTAPEDTILLGITRDTILRISENLDIPIIQEKFDADRLKKADEVILCSSGKEITPIIQVDDNIIGGGKAGKITIRLRTLYREIIRGSVPEFEKWLTYV from the coding sequence ATGAATGAGACAAAGAATCCCGATGTCTGGATGAATGGCAGGTTTGTCGAATGGGACAGAGCCTGTGTGCATCCTTTCTGTCATGGTCTCCAGCGCGGCTCCGTACTCTTCGAAAGCATCGACTGCAATGAGGCGGTGAATGGCAGAGGAGCGATATTCAGGCTCGTCGAACATATGAACCGCTTTGAAAATTCAGCCCGGATCATCGGTATTCCGCTCGGTTACAGCCTCGGCGAACTGCAGCAGGCGGTGATCGATACGGTGCGTCACAGCGGAGAGAAAACCTGCACGATCAGACCGCTGGCGTTTTATGCCGATCCGGTCATGGATGTGTATCCCGGTGATTCCTCCGTGACCGTGGCAATCGGTCTGGGCGAGGCCCACGATCCTCCGGACTCTCTGAAAGTGACTATCGGCCGTTTACGGAAAATAGATGCTTCCTGCATGCCGGTTAAAGCAAAAGTCTCGGGTAATTATGTCAATCCCATGATCGCAAAATCGGAGGCCAGGCAGGCCGGCTACGATGATGCCCTCCTGCTCGACCGCGAGGGTTTCGTTGCGGAAGGGACCACCTCGAATATATTCATCGTGGAGGACGGCTCCCTTGTCACTGCTCCTGAAGACACCATTCTTCTTGGTATTACCCGTGATACTATACTCAGAATCTCTGAAAACCTCGATATTCCCATCATTCAGGAAAAATTCGATGCCGACAGGCTGAAAAAAGCGGATGAGGTCATTCTCTGCAGCTCGGGAAAAGAAATCACTCCGATTATACAGGTTGATGACAATATTATCGGCGGCGGAAAAGCGGGAAAGATCACCATCAGGCTTCGTACACTCTACCGTGAGATCATCCGGGGATCAGTTCCCGAATTCGAGAAATGGCTCACCTATGTGTGA